A stretch of the Candidatus Hydrogenedentota bacterium genome encodes the following:
- a CDS encoding alpha/beta fold hydrolase — protein MPQKKQLLVKDHVPMHLPIWRESLMGVDYVRLKSSLVYYGIGTPKGDGSAVVMVPGFLAIDVYLIELYAWLWRLGYKPYMSHIGQNAECPNILIDHLMETVDRAYLKTGKRVHLIGHSLGGVLSRSAAVLHPDRIATVITLGSPIRGVRVHPWVLGSAERVRQKIYNRRHLFPPHKPHDHQCYTSRCMCGFSCTWREGFPDTVRQAAVYTRTDGIVDWKVCINDDPKTNFEVCGTHCGLAWNPEVYRIIAEQLALPPLRKRKARTNGARRSRKPLAKTA, from the coding sequence ATGCCGCAGAAGAAGCAGTTGCTCGTCAAAGACCATGTCCCGATGCATTTACCCATCTGGCGGGAATCGCTGATGGGGGTGGATTACGTTCGACTGAAGTCGTCTCTTGTGTACTATGGAATTGGTACTCCAAAGGGAGACGGTTCCGCGGTCGTCATGGTCCCCGGTTTCCTCGCGATTGACGTCTATCTCATCGAACTGTACGCGTGGCTGTGGAGATTGGGTTACAAGCCCTACATGTCCCACATCGGTCAGAATGCCGAATGCCCCAACATTCTCATCGACCACCTGATGGAAACCGTCGATCGGGCGTACCTGAAAACCGGGAAGCGCGTCCACCTCATCGGACACAGCCTCGGCGGGGTCCTGTCGCGCAGCGCGGCCGTCCTCCATCCCGATCGGATAGCGACGGTGATCACATTGGGTTCGCCGATTCGCGGCGTACGTGTGCATCCATGGGTGCTCGGCTCGGCGGAACGGGTGAGGCAGAAGATCTACAACCGCCGCCACCTATTTCCGCCGCACAAGCCCCACGACCACCAGTGCTACACGTCCCGATGCATGTGCGGGTTCTCCTGTACGTGGCGCGAAGGTTTCCCCGATACCGTCCGCCAAGCCGCCGTGTATACCAGGACCGACGGCATCGTCGACTGGAAGGTCTGCATCAACGACGATCCGAAGACCAACTTCGAGGTCTGCGGCACGCATTGCGGCCTCGCGTGGAACCCCGAGGTCTACCGGATCATCGCCGAACAACTGGCCCTCCCACCCCTCCGCAAACGCAAAGCCCGCACCAACGGCGCTCGGCGCTCGCGCAAACCGTTGGCGAAAACCGCCTGA
- a CDS encoding NAD(P)/FAD-dependent oxidoreductase, which translates to MLAPHHVVIVGGGFGGLHAARCLRWSPVKVTLVDKRNFHLFQPLLYQVATGALSPANIATPLRSILKRQRNLNVLLIEAEDFDVANGKLIYREGSLSYDSLIVAAGVGHSYFGNDAWERLAPGLKTIEEATEIRRRILLAFELAERESDPELIKRLLTFVIVGAGPTGVEMAGAIKEIAMYTLSHDFRRVSPADAEVILIEHADRVLPPFPPDLSREAQLALEHLGVKVMTGTKVTAITREEVEVQQGDAVRTIKTMTVLWAAGVGATKLARSLADATGAETDRAGRIVVEPDLSIKGHPNIYVIGDMACYSHQNGRPLPGVAQVAVQQGRHAAKMIERRLAGQNTEPFHYRDLGSMATIGRGAAVATFGKFHLSGIVAWLMWLFVHLMHLVQFQNRVLVFMQWAWCYLTWNRAARLITGGRQRYEAKHESAGRKPEA; encoded by the coding sequence TTGTTAGCCCCACATCACGTTGTGATTGTCGGCGGAGGCTTCGGCGGATTGCACGCTGCCCGTTGCCTGCGATGGTCGCCGGTGAAGGTGACGCTGGTGGATAAGCGCAACTTTCATCTGTTCCAACCGCTGCTCTACCAAGTGGCGACAGGGGCGCTGTCGCCCGCCAACATCGCGACGCCACTACGATCAATCCTTAAGCGGCAGCGAAACCTGAACGTTCTGTTGATCGAAGCCGAGGATTTCGACGTCGCCAACGGGAAGTTGATCTACCGCGAAGGGAGCCTTTCGTACGACAGCCTCATCGTCGCGGCGGGTGTAGGCCACTCGTATTTTGGAAACGACGCATGGGAGCGTCTTGCGCCGGGATTGAAGACCATCGAAGAGGCGACCGAAATCCGGCGGCGGATTCTGCTCGCGTTTGAGTTGGCGGAGCGCGAGTCGGACCCGGAACTGATAAAGCGGCTTCTCACGTTCGTTATCGTTGGCGCGGGGCCCACGGGCGTGGAGATGGCGGGCGCAATCAAAGAAATCGCCATGTACACACTGTCACACGATTTTCGCCGCGTTAGCCCAGCGGACGCGGAAGTGATCCTGATTGAGCATGCTGACCGCGTGCTTCCGCCGTTCCCGCCGGACTTGTCTCGCGAGGCGCAACTCGCGCTGGAACATTTGGGCGTGAAAGTGATGACCGGAACGAAGGTGACCGCGATCACCCGCGAGGAGGTCGAGGTGCAGCAGGGGGACGCGGTCAGAACCATCAAGACGATGACCGTTCTCTGGGCAGCCGGGGTTGGCGCGACGAAACTCGCCCGCTCACTTGCGGACGCGACGGGCGCGGAAACCGACCGCGCCGGACGCATCGTCGTCGAGCCAGACCTATCGATAAAAGGGCATCCAAACATCTACGTCATTGGGGACATGGCGTGTTACTCGCACCAAAACGGAAGGCCGCTGCCCGGCGTCGCACAAGTCGCCGTGCAGCAGGGACGCCACGCCGCGAAGATGATCGAGCGGCGACTTGCCGGCCAGAACACGGAACCGTTTCACTACCGGGACCTTGGCAGTATGGCGACGATAGGGCGTGGCGCCGCGGTCGCGACGTTTGGCAAGTTTCACCTGTCGGGAATTGTCGCGTGGCTCATGTGGCTGTTTGTACACCTGATGCACCTTGTCCAATTCCAGAATCGTGTCCTCGTGTTCATGCAGTGGGCGTGGTGTTACCTTACGTGGAACCGCGCCGCGCGCCTGATAACCGGCGGACGGCAGCGGTATGAAGCAAAGCACGAATCGGCAGGGCGGAAACCGGAGGCGTAG
- a CDS encoding SIS domain-containing protein: MTHTQYVSDYLAGLVNVLENLDRGQIANFIGLLDRARDEGRQIFIFGNGGSGANASHITGDLVKGASYKREKRFKMMCLNDNDAAVLAYANDVGYDDVFVEQLKNFLNPGDVVIGISGSGNSINILRAMEYANGRGAETVGFCGYPGGKLESAAKHVVHANIHDMQFAEDVHLIVGHIAMKALGGACY, translated from the coding sequence ATGACGCATACGCAATACGTTTCGGATTATCTCGCGGGCTTGGTCAACGTATTGGAGAACCTAGACCGCGGCCAGATCGCCAATTTCATCGGACTGCTCGATCGCGCGCGCGACGAGGGCCGGCAGATATTTATCTTCGGCAACGGCGGGTCGGGCGCGAATGCCTCGCACATCACCGGCGACTTGGTAAAGGGCGCGAGCTACAAGCGCGAGAAGCGTTTCAAAATGATGTGCCTCAACGACAACGACGCGGCGGTCCTTGCGTACGCCAACGACGTGGGCTACGACGATGTGTTCGTCGAGCAGTTAAAAAACTTCTTGAATCCGGGCGACGTCGTCATCGGAATCTCCGGCAGCGGCAATTCGATTAATATTCTGCGCGCGATGGAATACGCCAACGGACGCGGCGCGGAGACCGTCGGTTTCTGCGGCTATCCGGGCGGAAAGCTCGAGTCAGCGGCCAAGCATGTCGTCCACGCGAACATCCACGACATGCAGTTTGCCGAAGACGTCCACCTCATCGTGGGCCACATTGCGATGAAAGCGCTCGGCGGCGCCTGCTACTAG
- a CDS encoding HAD-IIIA family hydrolase, producing the protein MITNAVIAAGGFGTRIRSVTGDSLPKALLPVAGEPIVFRQLRLLKRYGVEHVVVLAGHLADTLRASVEPEAKHLGLALEFVVEATPLGTGGGLHALRDCFGKDHFLFLCGDIALDMDLERLVDEHMESAAAATIVAHPNDHPHDSDLIATEEDGRVIAIMPRGLRPPGFYRNLVFGSVYCLSPRVFDYVRPNEKQDLNNDIFPRMICAGDRVCAYNTPEYLRDVGTAERLTMVEKDIASGYMESLHYSRKRPAVFFDRDGVLNVELGGRGITHIDELELIPGAAGAVRAVNNAGMLAVVITNQSQVAKGFITPKYLERIFAKLETLLGEEGAKLDRIYYCPHHPEQGFPGEVPELKIACACRKPKPGMLLRAARELPIDLPNSCFIGDTQRDVVAAHRAGVAAYGVRTGKACRDCTGGIQPVLMFNDVREAALFAVRNLPEAEFCVDEINQRMGATQQRPLTVAICGPQAAGKTTLAHGIARALRKRGVLVNHICADDLRRYHGGEGAVVADVDAYQALFESFAQGEPHATTADGRPVEADAAVNVFEGIFACVPELRPNIDYAIYVDAHTFVLEDRLAMIGHWMGMRLNDVEDLLNKARAGEWAAARQQIDFADATVRISQLVSAIE; encoded by the coding sequence GTGATTACAAACGCGGTCATTGCCGCAGGCGGTTTCGGCACGCGCATTCGGTCGGTGACGGGCGACTCGCTGCCGAAGGCGCTGCTGCCGGTCGCGGGCGAACCGATCGTGTTCCGGCAGTTGCGCTTACTGAAAAGGTACGGCGTCGAACACGTCGTGGTGCTCGCCGGCCATTTGGCGGACACGCTGCGCGCCTCGGTCGAACCGGAAGCGAAGCATCTTGGCCTCGCCCTCGAGTTTGTTGTCGAAGCGACGCCATTGGGGACCGGTGGCGGCCTTCATGCCTTGCGTGACTGTTTTGGCAAGGACCATTTTCTATTTCTTTGCGGCGACATCGCGCTGGATATGGACCTGGAACGGCTCGTCGATGAGCACATGGAATCGGCCGCGGCCGCGACAATCGTCGCGCATCCAAACGATCATCCGCACGATTCGGACTTGATTGCTACGGAAGAGGACGGGCGCGTGATTGCGATCATGCCGCGCGGCTTGCGTCCACCGGGTTTCTACCGCAATCTCGTGTTCGGTTCGGTGTACTGCCTGTCTCCGCGCGTGTTCGATTACGTACGCCCGAACGAAAAGCAGGACCTGAACAACGACATCTTCCCGCGCATGATTTGCGCGGGGGACCGCGTGTGCGCGTACAACACGCCCGAGTACCTGCGCGACGTGGGGACGGCCGAACGCCTTACGATGGTCGAGAAGGACATCGCCAGCGGCTACATGGAATCGCTGCATTACTCGCGAAAACGCCCCGCGGTCTTCTTCGATCGCGACGGCGTGCTCAATGTCGAACTGGGCGGCCGCGGCATTACGCATATCGACGAACTCGAACTGATACCCGGCGCGGCGGGCGCCGTGCGCGCGGTCAACAATGCGGGCATGCTGGCGGTCGTCATCACGAACCAGTCCCAGGTGGCGAAGGGCTTCATTACCCCGAAGTATCTGGAGCGGATTTTCGCCAAGTTGGAAACGCTGCTTGGAGAAGAGGGCGCGAAACTCGATCGGATTTATTACTGTCCGCACCATCCCGAACAGGGGTTCCCCGGCGAAGTGCCCGAACTCAAGATCGCGTGCGCATGCCGGAAGCCTAAGCCGGGGATGTTGCTGCGCGCCGCGCGAGAACTGCCGATCGATTTGCCAAACTCGTGCTTCATCGGCGATACGCAGCGCGACGTCGTCGCGGCACACCGCGCGGGGGTTGCGGCGTACGGCGTTCGGACCGGGAAAGCGTGCCGCGACTGCACGGGCGGCATTCAGCCCGTGCTGATGTTCAACGATGTGCGCGAGGCCGCGCTGTTCGCCGTGCGCAATCTGCCGGAAGCGGAGTTCTGTGTCGACGAGATAAACCAGCGCATGGGCGCGACGCAGCAGCGCCCGTTGACCGTGGCGATATGCGGCCCGCAGGCCGCGGGAAAGACCACGTTGGCGCACGGGATCGCGCGCGCGTTGCGTAAACGCGGCGTTCTTGTTAATCACATTTGCGCGGACGATCTGCGCCGCTATCACGGCGGCGAGGGCGCGGTCGTCGCTGACGTCGACGCGTACCAGGCGCTGTTCGAATCGTTCGCGCAGGGCGAACCGCACGCGACGACCGCAGACGGCCGGCCAGTCGAGGCGGACGCGGCGGTCAACGTATTCGAGGGGATATTCGCGTGCGTGCCGGAACTGCGGCCTAATATCGACTACGCAATTTACGTCGACGCGCACACCTTCGTACTGGAAGACCGTCTCGCGATGATCGGCCATTGGATGGGCATGCGGCTGAACGACGTCGAAGACCTCCTGAACAAGGCCCGGGCCGGCGAGTGGGCCGCTGCCCGGCAACAAATCGATTTCGCCGACGCAACCGTGCGTATCTCGCAATTGGTTTCGGCGATTGAATAG
- the rfbC gene encoding dTDP-4-dehydrorhamnose 3,5-epimerase, with amino-acid sequence MPVKVVPTAIDGVVIVESPVFGDERGYFTELFVANKFAEAGLPSAFVQDNLSKSSKGTLRGLHYQIEPHAQGKLVYALAGAIFDVAVDLRKGSPTFGKWVSQELRGGSGVALWIPAGFAHGFIALEDDSLLFYKCTGPWNRDAERSLVYNDPAVAIEWPIAPTTISPKDAAAPTLDQAEYNFRYDA; translated from the coding sequence ATGCCGGTCAAGGTAGTTCCGACCGCAATTGACGGCGTCGTCATTGTTGAATCCCCGGTGTTTGGAGACGAACGCGGATACTTCACCGAGTTGTTTGTAGCAAACAAGTTTGCCGAGGCGGGGTTGCCTTCGGCGTTCGTTCAAGACAACCTCAGCAAGTCATCGAAGGGCACACTTCGCGGCCTGCACTATCAGATCGAACCGCACGCGCAGGGCAAACTTGTGTATGCGCTTGCGGGAGCAATCTTCGATGTCGCGGTCGATTTGAGGAAGGGTTCGCCCACGTTTGGAAAGTGGGTCAGCCAGGAACTGCGCGGCGGATCAGGCGTGGCCTTGTGGATTCCGGCGGGGTTTGCCCACGGCTTTATCGCGCTCGAGGACGACTCGCTCCTGTTCTACAAGTGCACCGGTCCCTGGAACCGTGACGCCGAACGTTCCCTCGTGTATAACGATCCTGCTGTCGCCATCGAATGGCCGATCGCCCCGACGACCATTTCTCCGAAGGACGCCGCGGCGCCGACGTTGGATCAAGCGGAATACAACTTCAGGTACGACGCCTGA
- a CDS encoding sulfotransferase: MSVQMLFVISSPRSGSTMLERMLESHSMIKGGPEPHLLTPLAHLGVWGKVDKAPYDHVLAAESQKLFVDGLPNKEQDYWDACRAYCDVLYGRFMEGSGKSVCLDKTPAYGLILPFMMKVFPDAKYVALTRHPLATFSSYANSFFDGDYQAAQNYNPILNRYVPAMASFLRQTQVPFIHVRYEDLVKDPEVWMERIYAHIGVPFEKETIDYGERGNAERSNQGLGDPIGVKQHSRPTTTSVKKWVEDLATDPAKEKLMRDVIAQLDPEDIKTCGYPPESIWKPLDEFGGKPVQRKKAPLDRYRLQRKMIVKLRAQAQKGGMFRKALKKIQLVCDVLLRE, encoded by the coding sequence ATGTCTGTCCAGATGCTCTTTGTCATTAGCTCTCCCCGCTCAGGCAGCACCATGCTCGAGCGGATGCTCGAATCGCACTCCATGATCAAAGGCGGACCGGAACCGCATCTCTTGACGCCGCTTGCGCACCTCGGCGTGTGGGGGAAGGTGGACAAGGCGCCGTACGATCACGTGCTCGCCGCGGAATCGCAAAAACTCTTTGTCGACGGGCTGCCGAACAAGGAACAGGATTACTGGGACGCGTGCCGCGCGTACTGTGACGTGTTGTACGGACGGTTCATGGAGGGCAGCGGGAAGTCCGTCTGCCTTGACAAGACTCCCGCGTACGGGTTGATCCTGCCGTTCATGATGAAGGTGTTTCCCGACGCGAAATACGTGGCCTTGACTCGGCACCCGCTGGCTACGTTTTCGTCCTACGCGAATTCGTTCTTTGACGGGGACTACCAGGCCGCGCAGAACTACAATCCTATCCTGAATCGATACGTTCCAGCGATGGCCTCGTTCCTGCGGCAGACACAGGTGCCGTTTATTCATGTCCGGTACGAAGACTTGGTGAAGGACCCCGAAGTGTGGATGGAAAGAATCTATGCGCACATTGGCGTGCCGTTCGAGAAAGAAACGATTGACTATGGAGAACGCGGCAACGCGGAGCGTAGCAATCAAGGACTTGGCGACCCGATTGGCGTCAAACAGCATTCGCGTCCGACCACCACGTCGGTCAAGAAGTGGGTCGAAGACCTCGCCACAGACCCCGCCAAGGAAAAGCTGATGCGCGACGTCATCGCGCAGTTGGATCCCGAAGACATCAAGACCTGCGGGTATCCGCCGGAATCGATCTGGAAACCGCTCGACGAATTCGGCGGCAAACCGGTCCAGCGCAAGAAGGCCCCACTGGACCGCTATCGGTTGCAGCGCAAGATGATCGTGAAGCTGCGCGCGCAGGCGCAAAAGGGCGGCATGTTTCGAAAGGCGCTCAAAAAGATACAGTTGGTATGCGACGTGCTGCTCAGAGAATGA